A region of the Apium graveolens cultivar Ventura chromosome 6, ASM990537v1, whole genome shotgun sequence genome:
TATGGCCCATTTGCAATTACCGAAAAAATTGGCAAGGTGGCCTATCGTTTGGAATTTCCACCCACTTCACACATCCATTCGGTTTTTCATGTTTCCCAGTTAAAGAAAGCTGTAGGGTCTCAACCGGTGTCTGCAACTTTACTGCCGCAGCTGACAGAAGAATTGGTGCTCGATGTGCAACTAGCAGCAGTGTTGGGAGTCAGAATGGGGACTACAAACACTAATAATATTGAAGTGCTTATGCAGTGGAAAGGGCTGCCGGAATGGGAGGCCGCGTGGGAAAGTTTTGATCAGATACAAGAAATGTTTTCCGATTTTCACCTTGAGGATAAGGTGGCAGTTTGGGTCTGAGGTAATGTAAGGAATTCACAAGGGTCGAAGCCAGTGTTGACATATCAAAGAAAGGGCAGAATGGGAAAAAAGAGTCAAGGAAATGATACAAACAGGCAAAGGAAAATAAATAAAGAAAGAAGAATATAAGCAAGGGAAGGGGGTATTTAAATAGAAAGAGATAGGGTTTCTAAGGAGGCGAATATTTATCTAAAAGTCGTCGTTTATTTTGGGAGGCCGCCTCACCTCGAATTGGGGCAACTTGTAACCTTACTTTCAGAATTCCTTAATCAAGCTTATTTAAAATTGCAGTAACTAAGCCGATATTCAATATTTTATGTTTAAGTTCGCATTTCTGGAATCAATTCACAACATTTAGTTACCAAGTGCAAAGAACTTGAACATTGACATAAAGACAACAATGCTTAAACTCAGAGAAAAGAGGATTTCTATAAAGAAATTAATGAAGATGTGAACGCAAGATTTACATATTTTGTGTCATTTATACAATATTGAACTACACTGCTAAGAATATtgagagaggggagagagagaTTACTAAAGCTAAGTCAAATTAAAGGATATTCAGTAAATACTTGTTATAATTTAaactaaaatataataattacaaCTCATGCCCCAAACGTAATAGACAGAACACTGGTCAATGTCGTAATCCATGTTTAAGGAAAGAAAATTAAAACCTCACAGTTCTCCGAATCCAAACTCTCTAAACAATAAATATATAAGTGCCTTTCAAAGTTGCATACTAACAGTATAGGTAGAGTACATAGGCTTGAAAGTTAATGTttaatatatgtttttaaattttaatccAAACATCAAATCTGGACTTTGataaagaagagatatgtataTCGAGGAATGAAAAGATGAAACCTTGAACTGGAACCCCTGCGAGACAAAAGAATACGGCTGATATTTTTAGACTATCAGATCAAATTTCAGATATTGAAGCTTGTCAATCATTCttaaaaatcagttcttacaagcataagttaaaaaaaaaaaaaaaaggcaTGCGAGCATTTCTGAAATATCCCTCCGTGTTTTGGAGAGTATACTCACTTTTTTCTAGCATCGCGGAGTTGCAATGCAAGCATTTTAGGATAAAATATAATGAGTTACGCTGTTTCGGGATAAGTTGCTAATTCTGTCAACTGATGTTGTATTTCCTCAATTAAGTCGCTTTTTTCTAGCATCACTGGCCATGCTTGTGAATCTAAAGAGAGAAGAGGATCAAAATAAATTGGTTGATAGTATTAATATGATCATGATGTAGAACTTTGTTTTCTGGTACCTCTCATAACAGAACTTGTTAAATGTGGATTTATAATGGTAGAGAACCTAATGTTTTGCTATACTAATAATAGAATCAACAATGCTTCAAGGCAGATTGCTTATAGCATTCTGCTTCTGACACGCTATCCCTAGAAAAGCCTACAAATAGTGCAAGTTAACCCGCTTAGCAGAAACAGTTAAAACATGTGTCCACGGTAAATTACGTCTTTCAGATGAAACGGAAAATCTGAACTTTATTACCTCGAGTATGTTTGTGGGGAGCTATTTGGAGTAAAAGTTTAAGCTTGACAAATATTTCGGCTCACCAGTAACAAAATTCCATTGCATTCTGGAAATATCATGTTGAGATACCAGAGATAAACAGAAATGGGGACAATTTAATAGCAGCATAAAAGGTCTAGTTCTACAAACACAAAATAAAAGtttcttaaatatatatatatatatatatatatatatatatatatttaaaagtCATATATTTAGACTTAAACTCAGATATTTGGCCCTCCTTTCGCCCCACGGGCAAGAGTTCTCTAAATTCTTGTTTGGATAATGAGACCCTCAGCAGCAGTAAACTTGAAATATAAAGAAAAATGATCCATTAGAAAAGTAACAAATATTAACAATCACAGTCTATGTAGAAGGATATCTAATATTACAGACAACTTCACATTATAGTAATAGTTATAGTTCTCACCAGTATTATGTAAAATATCATAGGTTCGACAATCTTCTGATCAAGCAAAGATTATAATGTACATGAATCAAAACACCAAATCTAACAAAAACAAGGTGTACAACTTCTCCAATGTTGTTATGGGCCTCTTCAAGACAGCTGCACCTGATTTTATGAATCGAAGCTCAGCTGATTCAACGCACCCATATATTTTCACAGTTTCAAGTTGGTTTAAAGTCCTGTCAATCAAGTTCGGTGATTGCAAATATTGCGAGACCGATGACACCATAAGTTCCCTGCTTTCTGTCAAGTTCATATCATTGATGCTCTTTCCTTTAGGTTCCTAAATACAAGGTAATATAAGAGCACAGTATTCGAGAACATGTAAAATTCATGAAGTGCTTGATCTTATATTAGGACAAATACTTTATGCAATCAGAATTATGTTACTTAGACTATATTGTAGATATTCATAATAATCTGTTAAAACAAATTATTTTGTAGATGATACTGGTACATGAACCACTGTAGTGAATGATGATAAACTATCTAAAATTTACAAAAGGAAAATTTATGGGAAAGGTTAACTACATAAATAAAATTATGCACGCGCACATGAGTCTACTCAGGCTGCAATCATCAAACTACTATTACCAAGAGAGGAAGGATATCCATAATCCTGACAGATAGATTTCCCAAGTTGTCTTGACCGGCCAGGAGATCAAAACCAAGATGATATATGTTGATAGATATTAAAAAAGCGCACAAATTTTTATCACGACTAGATACAGTACAATGTCATTATAGACAACATGAGAACATTTATATGAAGTGAATATTAGAGAGAAATTAGAACAAAATATGGTTGGGAGAATAAAGTGAAAAAAGAACATGCTACACAGAGGAAAACAAAACAACATTAAGTTAAAGAGGATAAAAAGAACAGATGTAGGTAATTACTACTTACACATAAAGAAGTGAAAATCTTTTATCCGCTGTAAGACATATTTACAAAATAAATCTAGAGATAATGTAAGTACATATCTATGAATAACAAGCAGAATTTCAGATACGTTAAAGTGACCACAGAATTTATGGGAACCAGTTCTTACCAAATCTATGTAGAGATATTTCAGGTTGGGCGAAATTATGATCAAGTGAAGAACATTTTGAATCTGAAGCAAATCATAAAATCCAACATCATAAAGGTAAACAAATTTCAAGGTTTCCATTGCTGGTAAAAGCCCCTTCATTATCGCTGCACCTGGTTCCGAAAACTGTAAAATATTCACCCACTTATGAATCATCAGGAAAGAAAATGTTCAAGATTTGGTTAAATTAACTAATCAAATTAGTGAATGACATTATCacttaataaaaaatttagaatgTTCACTTTACCTTGAGTAAAAAGCCCTCAATGTGAAAATTACATATTCTCGGCATAATCTTAAATAGCTTCTCGACATTTATGCGTTTCTTTTCTGGCCCTTTGCAAATGAGACAAAAATGTTCGACCTTTCAGGTGCATTCAAACCATTATAAATCAACCTCTCCACAATCCTGATAGTCAGCATAGTAAGACTGAAATAATATTTAAATTGACATCCCAAATGTTCAATCTCGGTGCAATATTTCAGATTCAATCCATTAAGTTGAGCCCCAAATGATATGTCAGCAGTAATTATGATATCCACAAAACTAACACTAATTTAATTACAAAAACCTTCAAATTTCGGTGGTGGTGTGAGCATACAACTAGTTAGACTCAAAAGAGTCAACTTCGAACAGGAAAACAAATAAGACGGTATTTTGTAGGCACTTATAGCATTATTGAAAAGTTTTAATTTCATAACTCCGTTGTTTGAtatatttttaatccaaaaaatCATGTCTGGATAGTGACGAAGAGGCGGATCTTCGGGAAGGTAAAGATTAAACTTCAAAACGGGACCAACATGGGCTAAAAGAATACCACTGATGGTTCTTGAAATTTCATGTAGTTGAGTTTGTCTATCGTTTTCTAAAAACCTCTTAAAAGGTAGTTCATCAAAGAAATCGTCATCAAAAACTAGGTGTGGGTGCGTCACCCATATATCCCTCCATGTTTTTGAGAGGATACTCATTCGTGCAGCATAGTGAATTATAAGCGTGCGGGTGAGAAAAAGAAACCGAGAGGAGAAGGGGTTTAATTGAAGGGCCTTTGCACTTATACTAAACTCAAAAACTTTACAATCAACTCACTAAACTAATAAAAACTTGCATTTAGTTAAAAATTGTTAACATGCCGTTAACATGCACTAACGGAATAAATAGAAAAAAAAGTTCATATGTCAAATATAATTGAACTGGGCACCCTTACTGGTGAAGAATAACCGATGTTGCGGTAACTGAACTCGAAATTTTTTGCAGTTGACCGTAAatctataatttatatatttataatttttttaaaatctatAATCTCATAAAATCTATAATTTTGTAAAATTTATAAGTATGTTTTGAAAATAAGTACGTAAAAAGTATGTAAATATGAATTATTTTACAAAAACTAATGAATTTATTTAGTAAAAAGACACTAACAGATTTATTTAGTCAAAAGAATTAATGGATTTGTATAgcaaaaaacaaaaaaaaataacttgtttatttagcaaaaaaactCAACTGgtttatttagcaaaaaaaaaaaaaaaaaactagtTGGCCTTCgtaaaatcaaaaaataaaattaactaatttttttctaaaaacaTTTAACAGATTCCGTCAAAGTCAAAGATGAATTGACGTTTGTGCATAAATTTTAATGTTCAATGACTAAATAGTATATTAATTCTAGTTCAGTGACCCGTTTGTAAATTTTTGGAATTCAATGCCCCATCTGCCAGTTGGACACGTAGTGTAAATGTTTTAGCCTATTAACCCACAAGAGAAGTACACAAAGATCGTAAGAGCATTTTCCGAGACTGTTTTCTACAAGAAAAAATACGGGCTTGATGGTTGGATAGGCCGGACTCTTTTTTTTTAGctaattaaattatttgaaaacTTTTTGTCTTAgttatgaaaaataaatatgtaatTCAACTATATTTGAATCTTGTTATTTAGGTTTGAACTAGAATAGCCCAAAAAGTTGAATTTTTTTTCAACCAAACAAGCACTATATGTTAAGTCAAAGCTCCCAAGAACTATATGTGCACTCTAGAACATCAATACAGAGTTTTCTGTCAGTCGAATTCCAAATACATTAAGGTTACATACCAAAACTCAGTTTTCTAATATAGTAATTACAGGTTTATGCACAGCAATATATCAGACCTATTGTTCTTGCCAAAAATCTATTGGATATAATTTACCGCTACTTCTTATTTGAGTTTTTGTGAATAGGTGAGAGATAGACATTTAGGGTATGTTTTGCAAATTAGACATTAATTTGTTAGATACTGGAACATAAAAAAAATCTACCACTAAGAAAGGGAGGTACCGGTTCTACTAACAGAATCACAGAGTCAGATTTATATAGATTTATATGCAGCAAATATGGTGTATTTTATAATTTGATCACATAATCGGTCCTAGGTTAAACTTGGTTCTACGTACCGAGGAGACTAATCTAAGTTCCTCTCTGTTTTACGGGTCTCAGTTCAAGCAGAAACCTTGTAAATTACAGATTAATTATCTACTTAAGTATAAAATAGTAGTATTTAAGTTTCAAGTCCCTGCGTGTGTAAAATTGAACTGTGCAGTGAAACAGTATTTGCTCATTTACGATTCCAGTAAACAAAATTGAATTAAGGATCTACAATAATAGTGTAACTGTTGAGACCTTACATCTCTGCTTAGATTTATAATAAGAGTAATTTACAAGAAATATGGGAATAGAAACAAAAATTAGTACTCACTTATCAATATCCAGACCTGCTTACTTGAAAAGGTCTTAGCAGTCAAGGAATCACAAACATTCTGGAACATCAGACTAATAGTGATCAAGAAGGTTAATTCCGTATAATAATCAACTGTCAAGGATATCAAAGCTGACATGAATCCAAATCCAACACCTAAGAATTAAAATGCAATGCTATGTTACTTACCAAGTGAAAAGAACTTGAATAATGACACGAAAACAACAATGCTTAAACTCAGAGAAAAGAGGACATCGACAAAAAAAGTAATGACGATGTATATGCAAGATTTACAAGTTTTGAATCATTTATAGAATATTAAAGTACATTAATAAGAATAATCCATGTTTAAGGAAAGAGTTTAAGAACCTCACAATTCTCTAAATCCAAACTCTCTAAACAATTAAAATACAAGTGACTTTCAAAGTTACATACTAACATCACAGGATGAGTATATAGGCTTGAAAGTTGATGTGTATTAAAATTTGTCTCTGGTAAGATTCTTACATTGAAGTGACCTCATAAACCTACTTAACTAAATTCTTGTATTTAGTACTCCCTCTTAATATATCTAAAGAATCCAGTGGAACGGAGGGAGTAACTCAAAGCTCCCAAGCACTATATGTGCACTCGAAGCTTAGAACATCAATACACAGTTTGTTAACCTTAGGACCATTACTATCTCCGCTTTCTGTCAGTCGGATTCCAAATACAGTAATGTCCTGCATTGCTGTTCAATATAGATGTTTTTACATTCTAGGCAGAACATGAATGTCATAGATTTTCAAAGCATCACTACATAAGTTATGGTGGAGGTCATTTGCATATAACCTTAAGtttaaagaattcaaatatcaaaGACGCAAACAGTTACAAGTTGTGGATCGACAAAGTACCTAACAAAAATGATCTCCACTCCAGACTACAAAAATATCTCAGGCATGATTTTTAGAAATGAAACAATATGGTACCTTACCTTCTACTCTAAATTGTAATGCTAAAAGTTTAACTGAATGTAACTTGTAAGACTAACCTGCTGACACAGAACCAACAAATGTCTCAAGAAATCAAGTTATATGACCATGAAGAAATTCTTCCCAGATGACGCATGAATCCTTATCAGTGACGTAGTCCTACAAAAATTCAAGTACTGGGGAATAAAATCCAGTTTTAAACATAAATGTAATTGTTACATTATCGCAAGTTGAATTACCTGTACGAAATTGCCATCTTCACTTTACGAAACACAAAGACAATATCATTTTGCAAATATAAGCAAAGTTTCAAGCATTTGTAATTCCCACATAAAATGTTGCAACAAAACCTTGCTGCATTGTTTAAAACAGATTCTCCGGAGACCAGAGCATACCGATTAGTGTCTGTGCCAAGCTCCTGCAAATTGTCACATCACATCAACTTATCACTTCAAACTTAGAAACTGAATGTACactataataataaaaataacagGTGATGTGGAGcaagtaattaaaaaaaatgtACTTAATTCTATGTTATTGTTTGGGAATAAAGTTATTAGTTAACTATTTAAGACGAATATATTATAGACTATAGTAGATTGGTAGTAGAATAATAAGAGAATTTGTTCCATTTATTTACTTGTTCAGTTTGTAATATTAGGATTCTACTTGCTGATTAAGTTCTTAGGTTTTATTCCTCCATAAGGAGAAATGGTCTTTTACTTTGAGAAGCCATTTTTATAAATCTTATTGTTCTCTTATTATGGGTAAACATAAGGAGATATGATCTTTTATTATTAAGCACCATTTTTAGAAGTTTTATTGTTTTCTTATTATGGGTTGTGGCTAAACAGATTATATTCTGCTTGAAAAACTATATGGATACCGATTAAATAACCTTCAGGAAGCGAAATCagttataattattatatatctATTTCAACTGACTGTAATTGTAAAAACAATCTTTTAGTTTAGTGCTTCAACTTTAAGCTTGGGAGTTTATACTACATTTTACCCCTTCTTCCTTCATTGCCTTCAAATCTGAGATGTAATATCTGTTTGCTGTTAACAGAGTATTTTAGATCATACCTCTTACTGCACCTCATTGAAAAAGTTCAAATATACAGAACAGATTAATTACATAACCTGGTTCAACATAAAAATTAAATTCAACAAGAAACTTCCACAATCTCTTAGCAATCAGTTTTCCGTGACAAATTACAGATATTATCATAATTAATACTAAACATAATTATATGCTAGATTTGCAACTATGGTACTTCTTAACAATTAGGACACTGATACCTATTTCAAATTAGTTGTTTACTGAAAATGTTGTTTAATTTTTCAGTAAAATCTTTAATCTAAAAATCAAATATGGACTTTGATAAAAAAAAAAGAGACAGATATCGAGGAATCGAAAGATGAAGACTCAAACGGGAACCACTGCGAGCCAAACTCGTTTTTGCTGCATCGCGGAGTTGCAATGCAAGCATTTTAGGATAAAATCTATTGACTTTTGCTGTTTTGGGATAAGTTGCTGATTCTATCAACTACTGCATTTCCTCAGTTAAGTCGCCTTTTTCCAGCATCACTGACCATGATTCTGAATCCGAAGAGAGAAGAGGATCAATGAATTGGTGATGGTATTAATATGATTCTTAACAAAGAAGTTTCTTTTTTGGTATCTCTCATAATAGAACTTGTTAAATGTCGATTTTATAATGGTTGAAAACCTAATAATGGTTAGAAACCTAATGTTTGCTACACTATTAAGCTAATAAGCAAAGACTAAACTTAATACACGTATTCATCTTCATAAGACCCATAACGAAAACGATTCAAG
Encoded here:
- the LOC141664278 gene encoding uncharacterized protein LOC141664278, giving the protein MPRICNFHIEGFLLKFSEPGAAIMKGLLPAMETLKFVYLYDVGFYDLLQIQNVLHLIIISPNLKYLYIDLEPKGKSINDMNLTESRELMVSSVSQYLQSPNLIDRTLNQLETVKIYGCVESAELRFIKSGAAVLKRPITTLEKLYTLFLLDLVF